A genomic stretch from Microbacterium proteolyticum includes:
- a CDS encoding tripartite tricarboxylate transporter permease, with protein sequence MDSVNSLMEGFATALQPEYLLFALLGVIIGTAVGVLPGIGPAMTVALLLPLTYSLSPTAAIITFAGIYYGGMYGGSTTSILLNTPGESASVITAIEGNKMAKLGRGAAALATAAIGSFVAGTIATALLTLFAPLLARFAVNLSPADFVALIVVAFITVGALLGSSPARGLASLGIGLLVGLIGTEATTGQARYTMGVLALSDGVSVVLVAVGLFAVGETLYVAARLRHGPIPVIPVTRGWRNWMTREDWRRSWKPWLRGTFIGFPIGTIPAGGADVATFLSYASEKKLSKNKEQFGRGAIEGVAGPEAANNAAAAGVLVPLLTLGLPTTATAAIIITAFQSYGIQPGPQLFQNQGDLVWALIASLYIGNVLLIVLNLPLAGLWVKVLQIPRPYLYAGILTFAVLGAYAVSFSTLDIVILLIVGALGYFMRRFGFPIAPLIVGLILGPMGEQQLRKALQLSQGNVADLVLHPFAASAYVVLAVFLVVGLWLKRRQSRYERALEASLAATEGHPQAGVDRLWEPGERPTDVRTETIRAELAAEKARAARGEPPRE encoded by the coding sequence ATGGATTCAGTGAACTCCCTCATGGAGGGCTTCGCCACCGCGCTGCAGCCGGAGTACCTGCTGTTCGCGCTGCTCGGCGTGATCATCGGAACCGCGGTCGGGGTGCTGCCGGGCATCGGCCCCGCCATGACCGTGGCGCTCCTGCTGCCTCTGACGTACTCGCTGTCGCCGACGGCGGCCATCATCACCTTTGCGGGCATCTACTACGGCGGGATGTACGGCGGCTCGACCACCAGCATCCTGTTGAACACGCCGGGTGAGTCGGCATCCGTCATCACTGCCATCGAGGGCAACAAGATGGCCAAGCTCGGGCGCGGGGCCGCGGCCCTCGCGACGGCGGCGATCGGATCGTTTGTCGCGGGAACCATCGCCACCGCGCTGCTGACGCTGTTCGCACCGCTGCTGGCACGCTTCGCGGTGAATCTGTCACCCGCGGATTTCGTCGCCCTGATCGTCGTCGCCTTCATCACCGTGGGCGCGCTGCTCGGTTCGTCGCCGGCGCGGGGCCTCGCCTCCCTCGGCATCGGCCTGCTCGTCGGGCTGATCGGCACCGAGGCGACCACCGGCCAGGCGCGGTACACGATGGGCGTGCTCGCGCTGTCGGACGGGGTGAGCGTCGTGCTCGTTGCCGTCGGTCTCTTCGCCGTGGGCGAGACGCTGTACGTCGCGGCTCGTTTGCGGCACGGGCCGATCCCGGTCATCCCGGTCACGCGCGGCTGGCGCAACTGGATGACGCGCGAGGACTGGCGTCGTTCCTGGAAGCCCTGGCTGCGCGGCACCTTCATCGGCTTCCCCATCGGCACGATCCCCGCCGGCGGTGCGGACGTGGCGACCTTCCTCTCCTACGCCAGCGAGAAGAAGCTGTCGAAGAACAAGGAGCAGTTCGGTCGCGGCGCGATCGAAGGCGTCGCCGGACCCGAGGCGGCGAACAACGCCGCGGCGGCGGGCGTGCTCGTGCCGCTTCTGACCCTCGGTCTTCCGACGACGGCCACCGCGGCCATCATCATCACGGCCTTCCAGTCGTACGGCATCCAGCCCGGACCCCAGCTCTTCCAGAACCAGGGCGACCTGGTGTGGGCGCTGATCGCGAGCCTGTACATCGGCAACGTGCTGCTCATCGTGCTCAACCTGCCGCTGGCGGGGCTGTGGGTGAAGGTGCTGCAGATCCCGCGGCCGTACCTGTACGCCGGCATCCTCACCTTCGCGGTGCTCGGTGCTTACGCGGTGAGCTTCTCGACGCTCGACATCGTCATCCTGCTGATCGTCGGGGCACTGGGATACTTCATGCGCCGGTTCGGCTTCCCGATCGCACCGCTCATCGTCGGACTCATCCTGGGGCCGATGGGGGAGCAGCAGCTGCGCAAGGCCCTGCAGCTGAGCCAGGGCAACGTCGCCGACCTCGTGCTGCACCCGTTCGCCGCGTCGGCGTACGTGGTGCTGGCGGTGTTCCTCGTGGTGGGGCTGTGGCTCAAGCGCCGCCAGAGCCGCTACGAGCGGGCGCTCGAGGCGTCGCTCGCCGCGACCGAGGGTCACCCGCAGGCGGGCGTCGACCGTCTGTGGGAGCCGGGCGAGCGACCCACCGACGTGCGCACCGAGACCATTCGCGCCGAGCTCGCCGCCGAGAAGGCCCGCGCCGCACGTGGGGAGCCGCCGCGCGAGTGA
- the ptsP gene encoding phosphoenolpyruvate--protein phosphotransferase → MTELRGVGIGLGVAQGPIARMAEPLPAPKDAKSELSIEDETARVREAIGAVARELEARGAQAGGAARDVLEAQAMIAEDPTLEAEVDSRLAAGKTGEFAVHDAFASFREQLVALGGYLGERAADLDDVAQRVIARLRGVAAPGVPDPGHPFVLVAKDLAPADTALLDLDKVLALVTTEGGPTSHTAILAREKSIVAVVGAADAKGLVDGQTVIVDAAAGVVTVDPSDDDLARAQNRADARAAAASAPITDGALADGTKVPLLANLGKPGGASEAVELGAEGVGLFRTEFLFLSSSSAPTVEEQRTAYTELLSAFPGKKVVVRMLDAGADKPLPFLNDAHEENPALGLRGLRALRASEDILREQLTALAEADAATRKTEAGPADLWVMAPMVSTVEETRYFTELAKDYGLKTTGVMVEVPSSALLADRILQIADFASIGTNDLTQYTLAADRLLGSVASFQDPWHPAVLRLIREVGAAGRTHGKPVGICGEAAADPLLAVVLVGLGATTLSMAPTALADVRATLLAHTLDDALRIAEAALGADDAASAREAAQAASATAREALTAAS, encoded by the coding sequence ATGACGGAACTCCGTGGAGTTGGAATCGGACTGGGCGTCGCCCAGGGACCCATCGCGCGCATGGCCGAGCCCCTGCCCGCCCCGAAGGATGCCAAGAGCGAGCTGTCGATCGAGGACGAGACGGCACGCGTGCGCGAGGCCATCGGCGCCGTCGCCCGTGAACTCGAGGCCCGCGGTGCGCAGGCCGGCGGCGCGGCCCGCGACGTGCTCGAGGCGCAGGCGATGATCGCCGAGGACCCGACGCTCGAGGCCGAGGTCGACAGTCGCCTCGCGGCCGGGAAGACCGGCGAGTTCGCCGTGCACGACGCCTTCGCCTCGTTCCGCGAGCAACTCGTCGCCCTCGGCGGCTACCTCGGTGAGCGCGCCGCCGACCTCGACGACGTCGCCCAGCGGGTCATCGCGCGTCTGCGCGGCGTGGCCGCACCCGGCGTCCCCGACCCTGGTCACCCGTTCGTGCTCGTCGCGAAGGACCTCGCGCCCGCCGACACCGCCCTGCTCGACCTCGACAAGGTGCTCGCCCTGGTCACCACCGAGGGGGGGCCCACCTCGCACACCGCGATCCTCGCCCGCGAGAAGTCGATCGTCGCCGTGGTCGGCGCCGCCGACGCCAAGGGTCTCGTCGACGGCCAGACGGTGATCGTGGATGCCGCCGCGGGCGTCGTCACGGTCGACCCCAGCGACGACGACCTGGCCCGTGCGCAGAACCGCGCCGACGCCCGCGCCGCCGCGGCATCCGCCCCCATCACCGACGGTGCCCTCGCCGACGGCACGAAGGTGCCGCTGCTGGCCAACCTCGGGAAGCCGGGCGGGGCGTCGGAGGCCGTCGAGCTCGGCGCCGAGGGTGTGGGTCTGTTCCGCACCGAGTTCCTCTTCCTCAGCTCCAGCTCCGCCCCCACGGTCGAGGAGCAGCGCACCGCCTACACGGAGCTGCTGAGCGCGTTCCCCGGCAAGAAGGTCGTGGTGCGCATGCTCGACGCCGGAGCCGACAAGCCGCTGCCGTTCCTCAACGACGCGCACGAGGAGAACCCGGCGCTGGGTCTCCGCGGCCTCCGTGCCCTGCGCGCCAGCGAGGACATCCTGCGCGAGCAGCTGACCGCGCTGGCCGAGGCGGATGCTGCCACCCGCAAGACCGAGGCCGGCCCCGCCGACCTGTGGGTCATGGCGCCCATGGTGTCGACGGTCGAGGAGACCCGGTACTTCACCGAGCTGGCGAAGGACTACGGCCTGAAGACGACCGGCGTGATGGTGGAGGTGCCCTCCTCGGCGCTGCTGGCCGACCGCATCCTGCAGATCGCGGACTTCGCCTCGATCGGCACGAACGACCTGACGCAGTACACGCTCGCCGCCGACCGCCTGCTCGGTTCGGTCGCCTCGTTCCAGGACCCGTGGCATCCGGCCGTCCTCCGCCTCATCCGCGAGGTCGGAGCCGCCGGACGCACGCACGGCAAGCCCGTCGGCATCTGCGGCGAGGCGGCGGCCGACCCGCTGCTCGCCGTCGTACTGGTCGGGCTCGGCGCCACCACGCTGTCGATGGCCCCCACGGCCCTCGCCGACGTGCGCGCCACCCTCCTCGCCCACACCCTCGACGACGCCCTGCGCATCGCCGAAGCCGCGCTCGGCGCCGACGACGCGGCATCCGCACGGGAGGCGGCCCAGGCCGCTTCGGCCACCGCACGCGAGGCCCTCACGGCCGCGTCGTGA
- a CDS encoding PTS sugar transporter subunit IIB: protein MRILVVCGAGASSTFVAQRVRRAAHERGLDYSASAGTARSLPIDLDAVDVVLVGPHLADDVERIRRDATTRGVTVVLLPDDIFADLSGVRTLALVEDAMRVRQPADTI, encoded by the coding sequence ATGAGGATCCTCGTGGTGTGTGGAGCGGGTGCGTCGAGCACGTTCGTCGCGCAACGCGTCCGTCGTGCTGCGCACGAGCGCGGCCTGGACTACTCCGCCTCGGCCGGAACCGCACGCTCCCTGCCGATCGACCTCGACGCCGTCGACGTCGTGCTCGTCGGGCCGCACCTGGCCGACGACGTCGAACGGATCCGCCGGGATGCCACCACGCGCGGCGTCACCGTTGTGCTGCTGCCCGACGACATCTTCGCCGACCTCAGCGGCGTCCGTACCCTCGCCCTGGTCGAAGACGCGATGCGCGTCCGCCAGCCCGCCGACACGATCTGA
- a CDS encoding type IV toxin-antitoxin system AbiEi family antitoxin domain-containing protein, with amino-acid sequence MASLAPASDGPLIVWTTATLREAGMTRRAIGAAVESGALHRVRRGRYLAGQSHPDVIAAARCGGRLDCVSLVSLVGVFVHRRAGLHVQQEEGASRRPAAPPDVRYHWRSSTAPPDSAVTALIEALAQSVRCQAPRSAVATLDSAWHLGFVDEDGLGQIFARLPRRYQVLRGLLEGRSESGPESLVRLLLRTLGCHVDVQVRIDGVGRVDFLVDGWLIVECDSERFHGDWQSHKRDRRRDSAALERGFCTVRLLAEDILYRPDAVRASLERILGRGRRAELRRSQADARRARRARAQSALFSGVRPTSVGRHKA; translated from the coding sequence ATGGCATCTCTGGCTCCTGCTTCCGACGGCCCCCTCATCGTGTGGACCACCGCGACGCTGCGAGAGGCGGGGATGACTCGCCGAGCGATCGGCGCGGCGGTCGAAAGCGGGGCGCTCCACCGTGTCCGACGCGGTCGATACCTCGCGGGCCAATCCCACCCCGACGTCATCGCCGCCGCCCGCTGCGGCGGTCGACTCGACTGCGTCAGCCTCGTGAGCCTGGTCGGCGTCTTCGTGCACCGGCGAGCGGGGCTGCACGTCCAGCAGGAGGAAGGAGCGAGCCGCCGCCCTGCTGCGCCGCCCGACGTGCGCTACCACTGGCGTTCGTCGACGGCGCCTCCCGACAGTGCCGTGACCGCCCTGATCGAGGCGCTCGCTCAGTCCGTTCGGTGTCAGGCACCGCGGTCTGCGGTTGCGACGCTCGACAGCGCGTGGCACCTCGGCTTCGTCGATGAGGACGGTCTCGGTCAAATCTTCGCGCGACTTCCGCGCCGCTATCAGGTGCTCCGCGGGCTCCTCGAGGGACGCAGCGAATCCGGGCCCGAGTCGCTCGTGCGTCTGCTCCTACGGACCTTGGGGTGCCACGTCGACGTGCAGGTGCGAATCGATGGCGTGGGACGGGTGGACTTCCTGGTTGATGGCTGGCTGATCGTGGAGTGTGACAGCGAACGGTTCCACGGCGACTGGCAGTCGCACAAACGCGACCGTCGACGGGACTCCGCGGCCCTCGAGCGCGGCTTCTGCACGGTGAGGTTGCTCGCGGAGGACATCCTCTACCGCCCCGACGCCGTCCGCGCGTCTCTCGAGCGCATCCTCGGTCGTGGGCGGCGTGCCGAACTCCGGAGAAGTCAGGCTGACGCGCGGCGAGCGCGGCGCGCACGGGCGCAGTCGGCCCTCTTCTCCGGAGTTCGGCCCACGAGCGTTGGCCGGCACAAAGCGTGA
- a CDS encoding PTS mannitol transporter subunit IICB: MTTTSPTKKPGGARIAVQRFGTFLSGMIMPNIAAFIAWGFITMLFIPAGFFGADSPFGWHWAPVAEIIGGGGDAAAIGWPGAATALTANADGGTYQGYVGLVSVMITYLLPLLIANTGGRIVYGARGGVVATIAVMGVIVGTNIPMFLGAMIMGPLAAWITKQMDKLWDGKIRPGFEMLVNNFSAGILGMILAIVGFFAFGPVFLGISAVLGSIVAFLVQFNLLPVLSIIVEPAKVLFLNNAINHGVFTPLGIEQAADTGKSILFLIEANPGPGLGLLLAFTFFGVGAAKASAPGAIVIQFLGGIHEIYFPYALAKPATILALIAGGASGVATNMIFGGGLVFPAAPGSIIAVTAAAAGGGVANVLVVYLSVIVAAVVTFLIAGIILRASRKRDAEAEGDSFAAAIDQTAANKGKESSALGALRTRAAGTTGSGTTESADRDVEGALGGLEGGVATKQLNTIVFACDAGMGSSAMGASVLRNKIKKAGIDGVTVTNQAIANLDGSADLVITQNQLTDRAKAQSPGSVHVSVDNFMNSPKYDEVVEMVRSQHAAK, translated from the coding sequence ATGACGACGACGTCACCCACGAAGAAGCCGGGAGGAGCGCGGATCGCCGTACAGCGGTTCGGCACGTTCCTCTCGGGCATGATCATGCCGAACATCGCGGCATTCATCGCCTGGGGCTTCATCACCATGCTCTTCATCCCCGCCGGATTCTTCGGCGCCGACAGCCCCTTCGGCTGGCACTGGGCACCGGTCGCCGAGATCATCGGTGGCGGCGGTGACGCCGCCGCCATCGGATGGCCGGGAGCTGCGACCGCGCTGACCGCGAACGCGGACGGCGGAACCTACCAGGGCTACGTCGGCCTGGTCAGCGTCATGATCACCTATCTGCTGCCGCTGCTCATCGCCAACACTGGTGGACGCATCGTGTACGGCGCCCGCGGTGGCGTCGTGGCGACCATCGCCGTCATGGGCGTCATCGTCGGCACGAACATCCCCATGTTCCTCGGCGCGATGATCATGGGCCCGCTCGCGGCGTGGATCACCAAGCAGATGGACAAGCTGTGGGACGGCAAGATCCGCCCCGGCTTCGAGATGCTCGTGAACAACTTCTCCGCCGGCATCCTGGGCATGATCCTCGCGATCGTCGGCTTCTTCGCCTTCGGCCCAGTCTTCCTCGGCATCAGCGCGGTGCTCGGCAGCATCGTGGCGTTCCTCGTGCAGTTCAACCTGCTGCCGGTGCTGTCGATCATCGTCGAGCCCGCCAAGGTGCTGTTCCTCAACAACGCCATCAACCACGGCGTGTTCACCCCGCTCGGCATCGAGCAGGCCGCCGACACGGGCAAGTCGATCCTGTTCCTCATCGAGGCCAACCCCGGCCCCGGCCTGGGGCTCCTCCTCGCCTTCACCTTCTTCGGTGTCGGCGCGGCGAAGGCCTCGGCGCCCGGCGCCATCGTCATCCAGTTCCTCGGTGGCATCCACGAGATCTACTTCCCCTACGCGCTCGCCAAGCCCGCGACGATCCTCGCGCTCATCGCGGGTGGCGCCTCCGGCGTCGCGACCAACATGATCTTCGGCGGTGGCCTGGTCTTCCCGGCGGCCCCCGGCAGCATCATCGCGGTCACGGCTGCGGCGGCCGGCGGCGGTGTCGCCAACGTGCTGGTGGTCTACCTCTCGGTGATCGTCGCGGCCGTGGTGACCTTCCTCATCGCCGGCATCATCCTCCGCGCCTCGCGCAAGCGCGACGCCGAGGCCGAGGGCGACAGCTTCGCCGCGGCCATCGACCAGACCGCGGCGAACAAGGGCAAGGAGTCGTCGGCGCTCGGCGCGCTCCGCACCCGCGCGGCCGGCACCACCGGCTCCGGCACGACCGAGTCGGCCGACCGCGACGTCGAGGGCGCCCTGGGCGGCCTCGAGGGCGGGGTCGCCACAAAGCAGCTGAACACCATCGTGTTCGCCTGCGACGCCGGCATGGGCTCTTCGGCGATGGGCGCGAGCGTCCTGCGGAACAAGATCAAGAAGGCCGGTATCGACGGGGTGACGGTCACCAACCAGGCCATCGCCAACCTCGATGGCTCGGCCGACCTGGTCATCACGCAGAACCAGCTCACCGACCGCGCCAAGGCGCAGTCGCCCGGCTCCGTCCACGTGTCCGTGGACAACTTCATGAACTCGCCGAAGTACGACGAGGTCGTGGAGATGGTCCGCTCGCAGCACGCGGCGAAGTAA
- a CDS encoding PTS sugar transporter subunit IIA has translation MSDVLRIESVRIHPGSATREEAMKEAADLLQAAGSVTADYFAAMQQREETVSTYMGNELAIPHGTNETKQAILASGLSVVRYDGGVDWGGEPVTFVVGIAGKGDEHLEILSQIAILFSEEDDVTRLKAASSPEELFEALSGSVNA, from the coding sequence ATGTCAGACGTGCTCCGCATCGAATCCGTCCGCATCCACCCCGGGAGCGCCACCCGTGAGGAGGCGATGAAAGAGGCCGCCGACCTGCTGCAGGCCGCGGGATCGGTCACCGCCGACTACTTCGCCGCCATGCAGCAGCGCGAAGAGACCGTGTCGACCTACATGGGCAACGAGCTCGCGATCCCCCATGGCACCAACGAGACCAAGCAGGCCATCCTCGCCTCGGGCCTGAGCGTCGTTCGCTACGACGGCGGCGTCGACTGGGGCGGAGAGCCCGTCACCTTCGTCGTCGGCATCGCCGGCAAGGGCGACGAGCACCTCGAGATCCTGTCGCAGATCGCCATCCTCTTCTCGGAGGAGGACGACGTCACGCGCCTGAAGGCCGCCTCCTCCCCCGAGGAGCTGTTCGAGGCCCTGTCCGGGTCCGTCAACGCATGA
- a CDS encoding Bug family tripartite tricarboxylate transporter substrate binding protein has translation MRRTTIALVPLAALSLAALTGCNPQGAGAGGAAGSQDAAAIDAVNIIVPADPGGGWDQTGRAVSDVLTGDGLVGTAAVSNVGGAGGTVGLASLANERDPYTLMVTGLVMVGAVETNAAENRIEDTTPIARLTEEPLVVVVPAASEYQTLQDLVDAVVADGQGVTITGGSAGGADHILAGLLLEEAGLTGAEVTEKLNYVPNAGGGEAVSLLLGNNAAAGISGVGEFAEYVDSGDLRALAVSSEEAATLLPDVPTMTSEGFDIVYTNWRGLLAPGGISEADAAGLTALVTEMHESDAWKTVLEERGWTDAFLTGEEFTSFVDENIVDVSGTLKTIGLIS, from the coding sequence ATGCGTCGCACCACCATCGCCCTCGTCCCCCTCGCCGCGCTCTCGCTCGCGGCTCTCACCGGCTGCAACCCGCAGGGTGCGGGCGCCGGGGGAGCGGCCGGGTCGCAGGACGCCGCGGCCATCGACGCGGTGAACATCATCGTCCCCGCCGACCCCGGCGGCGGCTGGGACCAGACCGGTCGCGCCGTCTCCGACGTGCTGACCGGCGACGGCCTGGTCGGCACGGCCGCCGTCAGCAACGTCGGCGGTGCCGGCGGGACGGTCGGCCTCGCCTCCCTCGCGAATGAGCGCGACCCCTACACGCTCATGGTCACGGGACTGGTGATGGTCGGCGCCGTCGAGACGAACGCCGCCGAGAACCGTATCGAAGACACGACGCCCATCGCCCGCCTCACCGAGGAGCCGCTCGTCGTCGTGGTCCCCGCGGCCAGCGAATACCAGACGCTGCAGGACCTGGTCGACGCCGTGGTCGCCGACGGACAGGGCGTCACCATCACCGGCGGCTCCGCCGGCGGTGCCGACCACATCCTCGCCGGGCTCCTGCTGGAGGAGGCGGGGCTGACGGGCGCCGAGGTCACCGAGAAGCTCAACTACGTCCCCAACGCGGGCGGTGGCGAGGCGGTCTCGCTGTTGCTGGGCAACAACGCGGCGGCCGGCATCTCGGGTGTCGGCGAGTTCGCCGAGTACGTCGACTCCGGCGACCTGCGGGCCCTCGCCGTGTCGAGCGAGGAGGCGGCGACGCTGCTGCCCGACGTCCCGACGATGACCTCCGAGGGCTTCGACATCGTCTACACCAACTGGCGCGGGCTCCTCGCTCCCGGCGGGATCAGCGAAGCGGATGCCGCCGGCCTCACCGCCCTGGTCACCGAGATGCACGAGTCCGACGCGTGGAAGACCGTGCTCGAGGAGCGCGGCTGGACCGATGCCTTCCTGACCGGCGAGGAGTTCACGTCGTTCGTCGATGAGAACATCGTCGACGTCTCCGGCACGCTGAAGACCATCGGGTTGATCTCGTGA
- a CDS encoding alpha/beta hydrolase, with translation MAPRDIPADSASPQRRRRRRWLRWTLGGLGALVVVLIAGILIYTQVGVMGAEPGPLAEAEQNPGLTITDGGAGLVLSPTAGATGQGLVFIPGAKVEAEGYIATLADTVVDDGVTVVITRPWLNLAFFDPRPLSTFTDLAPDVTTWAVGGHSLGGVRACQLATDAAALVLFASYCANDLSASGLPVLSLSGSEDGLSTPQKIADAKDELPADATFVEIPGASHASFGAYGPQPGDGTPTADPAEVDRAIAEELAGFLPRP, from the coding sequence GTGGCCCCTCGCGACATCCCCGCCGACAGCGCCTCCCCGCAACGGCGACGCCGCCGTCGCTGGCTGAGATGGACGCTCGGCGGCCTCGGCGCCCTGGTCGTTGTGCTGATCGCCGGCATCCTGATCTACACGCAGGTGGGCGTGATGGGGGCCGAGCCCGGTCCGCTCGCCGAGGCCGAGCAGAACCCCGGTCTGACGATCACCGACGGCGGAGCGGGCCTCGTCCTCTCCCCCACGGCCGGCGCGACCGGTCAGGGGCTGGTCTTCATCCCGGGCGCGAAGGTCGAGGCCGAGGGCTACATCGCGACCCTCGCCGACACCGTCGTCGACGACGGCGTCACCGTCGTCATCACGCGCCCGTGGCTCAACCTGGCGTTCTTCGATCCGCGCCCGCTGTCGACCTTCACCGACCTCGCCCCCGATGTCACGACCTGGGCCGTCGGCGGTCATTCCCTCGGCGGCGTCCGCGCGTGCCAGCTGGCGACGGATGCCGCTGCGCTCGTGTTGTTCGCCTCGTACTGCGCCAACGACCTCTCGGCATCCGGTCTGCCCGTGCTGAGCCTGTCGGGTTCGGAGGACGGGCTGTCGACGCCGCAGAAGATCGCGGATGCCAAGGACGAGCTGCCCGCGGACGCGACCTTCGTCGAGATCCCCGGCGCCTCGCACGCCTCGTTCGGCGCCTACGGCCCCCAGCCCGGCGACGGCACCCCCACTGCGGACCCCGCCGAAGTGGACCGCGCCATCGCCGAGGAGCTGGCCGGCTTCCTGCCGCGGCCGTAA
- a CDS encoding HPr family phosphocarrier protein: MPHLTRTVRIGSSHGLHARPAKLFAQAAKESGIPVTVAKDAGGPVNAASILGIIALGLEYGDYVTLTADGDNAEATIDRLSELLTTDHDAE, from the coding sequence ATGCCGCACCTCACCCGCACCGTCCGCATCGGATCGTCGCACGGCTTGCACGCGCGCCCCGCGAAGCTCTTCGCCCAGGCCGCGAAGGAGTCCGGCATCCCCGTGACCGTCGCCAAGGACGCCGGCGGCCCCGTGAACGCGGCGAGCATCCTGGGCATCATCGCGCTGGGCCTCGAGTACGGCGACTACGTCACCCTCACCGCCGACGGCGACAACGCCGAAGCCACCATCGACCGCCTCAGCGAACTGCTGACGACCGACCACGACGCCGAGTAG
- a CDS encoding tripartite tricarboxylate transporter TctB family protein — protein MTTTASPGADTARPRWGADRIGNAIFAGVVFGLGVFALVGAFAIRVPAGQAIGPQVFPFAVAVILLGSGGALVVSALRGRVAPREEGEDIDPDAKTDWWTILKLVALLVAVLLLLELLGWWMVAALLFGGVAWTLGAKRPWVAFLVGLGIGIGTQLLFGEGLGLFLPRGAAFDWWYGPGPLFG, from the coding sequence GTGACGACCACCGCGTCACCGGGGGCGGACACCGCCCGCCCCCGGTGGGGGGCCGACCGCATCGGCAACGCGATCTTCGCGGGCGTCGTCTTCGGCCTGGGCGTCTTCGCGCTCGTCGGCGCCTTCGCGATCCGCGTCCCCGCGGGCCAGGCGATCGGCCCGCAGGTGTTCCCCTTCGCCGTCGCCGTCATCCTGCTCGGCTCCGGCGGTGCGCTCGTCGTCTCGGCCCTCCGCGGCCGCGTGGCGCCGCGCGAAGAGGGCGAGGACATCGATCCGGATGCCAAGACCGACTGGTGGACGATCCTGAAGCTCGTCGCACTACTGGTCGCCGTGCTGCTGCTGCTCGAACTGCTCGGGTGGTGGATGGTCGCCGCCCTCCTGTTCGGCGGGGTCGCGTGGACGCTCGGCGCGAAGCGCCCCTGGGTGGCGTTCCTGGTCGGGCTCGGCATCGGCATCGGCACCCAGCTCCTCTTCGGTGAGGGCCTGGGCCTCTTCCTTCCCCGCGGGGCCGCCTTCGACTGGTGGTACGGCCCCGGACCCCTGTTCGGCTAG
- a CDS encoding mannitol-1-phosphate 5-dehydrogenase yields MKAVHFGAGNIGRGFVGLLLHEGGYDLVFSDVSAALVAAINAASSYTVHEVGEGGVDKEVTGFRAIDSSVDAEALVDEIATADVVTTAVGPTILKFVAPHIVAGLALRDPSLAPVQIMACENAIGATDQLREHVIELAGESWDALASRAVFANTAVDRIVPAQAQGGVDVTVEPFYEWAIERAPFGDTPPHIPGAHFVDDLEPYIERKLFTVNTGHATTAYFGAQAGVERISDALADPAIAAKVEATLEETSALLVQKHELDADVQGEYRATILRRFRNAALPDTVWRVGRQPLRKLSRHERFVGPAAEAVERGLSVDALVSAMAAALEFSDAEDAQAVELQRLLRELDADAFTAEVTGLGPEHPLYGRIVEIVATRQAALAA; encoded by the coding sequence ATGAAGGCCGTCCACTTCGGCGCCGGCAACATCGGTCGGGGCTTCGTCGGACTGCTGCTGCACGAGGGCGGGTACGACCTCGTCTTCTCCGACGTCTCGGCGGCCCTGGTCGCCGCGATCAACGCGGCGTCGTCGTACACCGTCCACGAAGTGGGCGAGGGCGGCGTCGACAAGGAGGTCACGGGCTTCCGTGCGATCGACAGCTCGGTGGATGCCGAGGCCCTCGTCGACGAGATCGCCACGGCCGACGTGGTCACGACCGCCGTCGGCCCCACGATCCTGAAGTTCGTCGCGCCGCACATCGTCGCCGGTCTGGCACTTCGCGACCCCTCGCTCGCGCCCGTGCAGATCATGGCGTGCGAGAACGCGATCGGGGCGACCGATCAGCTGCGCGAGCACGTGATCGAGCTGGCCGGCGAATCGTGGGACGCCCTGGCATCCCGCGCCGTCTTCGCCAACACCGCGGTCGACCGCATCGTCCCCGCCCAGGCGCAGGGCGGCGTCGACGTGACCGTCGAGCCGTTCTACGAGTGGGCGATCGAACGCGCGCCCTTCGGCGACACCCCGCCGCACATCCCCGGTGCGCACTTCGTGGACGATCTCGAGCCGTACATCGAGCGCAAGCTCTTCACGGTGAACACCGGCCATGCCACCACCGCGTACTTCGGTGCCCAGGCCGGCGTCGAGCGCATCTCCGACGCCCTCGCCGACCCGGCGATCGCGGCGAAGGTCGAAGCGACGCTCGAGGAGACCAGCGCCCTGCTCGTGCAGAAGCACGAGCTCGACGCCGACGTGCAGGGCGAGTACCGCGCGACGATCTTGCGCCGTTTCCGAAACGCCGCCCTGCCCGACACCGTGTGGCGCGTCGGCCGGCAGCCGCTGCGCAAGCTCTCGCGACACGAGCGCTTCGTCGGCCCGGCGGCGGAGGCCGTCGAGCGGGGTCTGTCCGTCGACGCGCTCGTTTCCGCCATGGCGGCGGCGCTGGAGTTCTCGGACGCCGAGGACGCCCAGGCCGTCGAGCTGCAGCGACTGCTGCGCGAGCTCGACGCCGACGCGTTCACGGCAGAGGTGACGGGACTCGGTCCCGAGCACCCGCTGTACGGCCGGATCGTGGAGATCGTCGCAACCCGGCAGGCGGCTCTGGCCGCCTGA